ACTTGTTTTCACAATAAATAATGAGGCTGGCAATGAATTTTTTAATATTCACAATGCCATCTTTATTGGACTTGTTGCGAATATAGTCCATTCTTTTCCGCATCTGCTCAAAATAAAAAAGCGTACTGGAATATTTTACAAACGTTTCATTCATAAAATCTTCGATTCCTAAATGAGCTATATTAGACATGGCCAAAGAGACGGTACGCCGCATTCTTTGTTCCATGGACTTTGGTTTGGAAGACACTTCCTCACATAGTTCCCGCAAGGTGAAATCCGATAAATCGATTTGATTCTCCACACAATACTGACAAATCCGCAGGATATCCTGACTCCCTTTTTCCCCCATAATGCCCAGTTGAATTAGCACTTGCTCCAGAGGCTTCATACACGCTTTATCTTCGATTACTTTGCCTGCTGCCGGTTTTTGTTCCATAATGGACTGAATTTGCTGAAACGTTTTGGCTATTTCCATGCGTTCCTTTACTTTCAGAAGAATCTTCTCTACTTCCAGCGCATTCACCGGCTTATGAATAAAGTATTCGACCCCATAAGCATAGGCTTTGCCTACCATTTCCTTTGCCGTTACCTGAGAGATCATAATAAATTCCATTTCAGGATAATCTTTCTTCAACTCCTTCACGATTGACAATCCATCTTTTTCAGGCATCAGTAAATCAATAAGCACTAAGTTTGGCTGCATTTGATGAATCCCTGCCATTCCTTCTTGTGCCGATGTGGACGTACCTATCACATTTCCCAACTGACAGTCCTGAATAATTTTTTTTATGATACGCAACACATGAATATCATCATCCAACAGAAATATTCTCATTTTCGTCTCCCTCCAATTGACCAACGGGAATAAACACCTCAAAGCATGTTTCTTTATTTTCTTTGGAATGTACCCTGATCCTGCCCTTTAAGCCGTCCACCACAATATTGTTTACCAAACTAAGCCCCAGCCCTCGATTAACCTCTCCTGTCTGATAGTCAATTTTAGAAGAAAATCCCGGATTAAAAATATGAGGCCTGTCTTCTTCTACAATGCCAACACCGTTGTCCTGAACCATAAAGCAGTGGTCGTTATCTGTTTTGTAATGAGTCACCAAAATGTTTCCCTGTTTAGGAATTGCTTCCATTGCATTGGTAATCAAATTTCTAAGCACAGACATCAGGTAATAATGCTGTTTCGTATAAAAATCCTCCTGGTATCTGAAATGCAACGTAATGTTTTTCTTTGTTTCCTGTATCTGAACCTCCATGCTCTCCTTTAAGATCTGAATCAGCTCATGAAAATGGATGCCCGGATCTACCATCTGGTTTTCCAAAACACTTTCCACTCCACGCACCACCACATCATATTCTTTTTTGATTTCATGAATGTTTTTACAAATATCCAATGCCTGATTTTTCCAATTTTCTCTTTCTTTCTCTTCGGAAATATTGGTAAAAAGCTGATAAGTGCGACTCATGACCTTTTCAATATGATCCATGTTTTTTTCCATCCAATACACTTCTGTTTTAAGACGCGCCGTAAACCATAGGAGTTTTTTATAGCGTTCTTCATGCTCTTCTCGAATGAGAAACATGCGATAATGCTTATGAGCAATGATAATGATCATTGCGATACTGGCTCGTATCAATGCTGCTAGCAATAACCCCCGCAGCACAAATAAGTTTTCTGTAAAAAATTTACTTCCAATCCGCAGGTATACCTCCCATACATTGCCAAAAAAATCAGAAAATAGCACTAGTAAAAAAAGTTCTTCCATGTTTTGAGGCTTTTGAACTTTTTTTGCCAGAAAAAAGATGCCCCCGTAAAGCAGGTAAAAGGTCATTTCCGGAAAAAGATCCATCATCTGCTGACCAGCCATCAACCGAAAGAGAAAAAACGAAAGGCTTGATGCCACGCCAACGTAAAAGGGATTTATTTCATCATATAAATAGATAATCACAGGAAATAAAATGGCCGCAAAGGAAAAATGAAAGTTTGTAATGTAAAAGTTAAGATAGAACTGAGAAGCGATGCCTATCAGTAGCGCCACCAATCCTAACTGTTTCATCTGTTTTACCATCTGTTTCACCATCTGTTTCACAGCCTCACCTCTCTGCTCATGGAGCCAGACTTATCCCACGACCATTTTGAGGTAATACCTATACCCTCTGGCTTTCCGCAGGATGACTATTATGATTCTACCAAATTCCAAAGTGATTTACAAAGTGCTTCACAAACAAGAAAGCTGTTTGTACAGGAGAAGGCTGTTTATACAGATAAAGAAGACCTAAACATTGGAGCTTTGCCACGTTTAGGTCTTCTGTTCAGTCTTAGCAATAGGCTTAGTTTTTTGCATTCTCTACTTCTCTGCTTCACTTCTTTTCACTTCTTCACTTCTTTTCACTTCTTCACTTCCCTACGCCTTCACTTCTTTACTGACGACGTACTCCTTCCAACACATTGGAAGGTATTGGTTTAACGGAAGGAGTCTTCGCCTTAAGAGCTTCCTGTTCATCATATTCTTTCAACATGGCAAATACCACAGGGCTCAGGCCGATCAATCCAATGAGGTTAGGCAAGGCCATCAGTCCGTTAAACATATCCGATAATCCCCAAACAATTTCCAAAGGAATCACCGCTCCGATAAATACCAGCCCGATCCATGCCCAAGTGTAAAATTTTGTGATTTTCAAACCGCCAATGTATTCGGCACATTTCACGCCATAATAATACCATCCTATAATCGTAGAAAAGGCAAAGAATACTAATCCTAAAGAAACGATATACCCACCGATTCCGGGTAGCAACGAGTCAAAGGCCACGGTTGTTAAGGCAGCACCACGAAGGCTTTCCTCGATTTCCATCACACCAGCTTCTGTCATCACCACCATCGGTGAAATAAGGATGACAAAGGCTGTCATGGAACATACTACCAAGGTAGCAATAAAGGTGCTTAAGGAAGCCGTAATTCCTTCCGTTACAGGATTGTCATTTTTTGAAGCAGCATGGGCAATAGGAGCACTTCCTAACCCTGCTTCATTGGAGAAAACACCACGGGCAATTCCCATTCGAAGCACTGTTCCCAAAACACCACCACCTACAGCCGCACCAGTGAAAGCGTTTGCAAAGATAACATTAAAGACATATGGAATCAAATGATAGTTTGAAATAATCGCAAAAAGAGATCCTGTAATATACATTAATGCCATGGTCGGCACCACTTTTTCCGTTACTTTTCCGATACTTTTAACGCCACCTAAAATAACACATCCTACCAACACTACCATTACCAAGCCAGAGACGATGGTATTAACGCCAAAGGTTACCTGTAAGGACTGCGCCACCGAATTGGCCTGAGCCATGTTTCCGGTACCAAAGGATGCGATAAAGCCAAAGAAAGCAAAGGTGCTTCCCAACCAGGCCATGTTTTTCCCATACTGTTCTTTCATTCCATGTTCAATGTAATACATGGGTCCGCCTGATTTTTCACCACTTTCATTGGTTACCCGATATTTAACAGCTAATAAGGCTTCTGCAAAACGGGTGGCGCCGCCGATAGCACCACTGACCCACATCCAAAAAACAGCTCCCGGCCCTCCAAAAACAATGGCCGAGGATACGCCTACAATATTACCTGTTCCAATGGTGGCGGCTAAAGATGTCATCAGTGCTTGAAAGGAGCTGATATCCCCTTCCTGTTCATCGTTTTTGTCAAAAAGCGATTTTATGGCTGTGCCAATTTTACGAAACTGCACAAAGCGGGTTCCGATGCTGAGATAAAGTCCTGTTCCTACCAATAAAAGAATCGTGAACGAACCCCAAGCTAATTCGGCTCCTTTAGCCACAAAATTTTCAAATAATAGCATGTTTTATCCTCCCTTTTTTTCTTGCTTGGGTATAGGATAAAGTAGGGACTTCACGAAACTTCATCAGGTATCAAATCATTCATAAAACAATTTCAATTTTTTACAATACTTAGTCAAGATAGGCCTTATTTCTTTTTTCTCTTTTTAAGCCTCCCTAGTGGTGGTCACTCTTTTTCCCTTCTTGTAAACCTGCTCGATCTTATCCAGTGCTTCGATGTTTTTCAGCGGATTCTCTTCCAATACAATAAAGTCTGCCACTTTGCCAGCTTCCAAGCTGCCATAGTTTTCTTCAATTCCCAAAAGCTCTGCGGCTGTTTTTGTGGAGGATTGGATAGCTTCCATCCCTGTCATTCCACCATCCATCATCAATTTTAGCTCTAAGACCGTATTGTCATGCAGGTTAAAGGGTGTCCCTGCATCGGTACCCATGGCAATCTTTACGCCTGCTTCCCTTGCTTTGCGGAAGCTTTCAAAGTGAGTCCCCATGATTTTTTTAGACTTTTCTACCGCCTGCAGCGGTACCCCCTTTTCTACCCCAGCTTCTATAATGCAGTGAGGCGCCGCCAGTGTAGGAACTAGGTAAACATCTCTTTTCACCATCAAGTCAATGGTTTCATCGTCCAGAAAAATACCATGTTCTACTGAGTTTACTCCTGCTAAAATAGCATTTTTTATTCCTGTGGTACCCTGAGCATGAGTGGCGGTTCTTCGGCCGGCTTTATTGGCCTCTTCCACAGCAACCGCCATCTCTTCCAGGGTTAGCTGTGGCGAACCCGGTTCTACCCCCGCCGTCATCACTCCTCCGGTTGCCATGATTTTAATCACATTAACGCCTGCTTTTAGCTGTTCTCTCGTAGCTTTTCTAACTTCTTCCAACCCATCGCATTCACGACCCATTTGCCAACCATGACCACCAGTCATCGCAATTACTTTACCTGCCGCTAAAAATTCCGGCCCTTTAATAAAGCCTTCATCAACCGCTTTTTTTAACTCTACGTCGATATGACCATATCCTCCTAAGTCTCTAAAATAAGTCACACCGGACTTCAGATGCTTTTCAAGATTCGCCACGCCTCTTAGAGTCGTCTTAGTGGCTGATTCTGTTGTCATTAAAGAAAAAGGGTCTCCCACCGGCTCCATCAAAATATGCACATGACTGTTAATCATCCCTGGCATAAGGGTTTTTCCAGTGAGATCCACTACTTCCATCTCATCTTCTATCTGAATTTCCCCTTCTCTGGCAATTTGCTTAATCCGTTCTCCCTCAATCAGCATAACCGCATTTTCTAAGGGTTCCCCTGCATTTCCATCTATTAAGGTAGCGCCTTTCAATAAGGTTTTTTTCATTTCATCTCTCCTCCTAATGATTTTCTGCTTAACAGCAGTCATTGCACTTTTATTCGCTTTTTCTCTATTCGTTATTTATTTGAAATTAAAGCATCTTCGCCATAAATCCTGCCAATACCACGGATGCAATGGTGACCGTAGCAAATCCTGCCACCAGCATTTTAGGTAAGATTTCATTCAGGATTGCTTGCTTTTCCTCTTCTGTTTCGCCCACGGCCGTAGCTACCTCCTTGGAAATAATAAAGGTTCCGGGAAACCCAAACAATGCGGATACCCCAATGGCTATTGACATTTCCCGACTATACCCTACTACTTTGCTTAAAATAACACTGGCCAGTACAATCCCGATAAGCCCCAAGGATAAGCTAATGACCAGAGGCATCGCCAAGGACAATACCATCTCCGGCGTAGCACTTGTTAAGTTCGCAAAGATAACGGACATTAAGGCTACCATCGCAAGTCCAAAGGCATTGGCCTTCACCATAATATTCTCTTCTAAAAAACCTGTCTCTCTACCAATAATACCCATGATAAGAGCAATTACCAACCGATGTACCACATCATTCAATAATGTAGCCACTTGAAAGCTTAAGAGAGCTACCAGCCCCAATTTTGCCAGATAAATAAAGGGAGTTTGATACTTTTCAGGAAGTTCCGGAACAAATTTATGCTTAGGCTTTTTCTCTGTTTCAGTGGTTTCAGTGGTTTC
Above is a window of Tindallia californiensis DNA encoding:
- a CDS encoding response regulator; protein product: MRIFLLDDDIHVLRIIKKIIQDCQLGNVIGTSTSAQEGMAGIHQMQPNLVLIDLLMPEKDGLSIVKELKKDYPEMEFIMISQVTAKEMVGKAYAYGVEYFIHKPVNALEVEKILLKVKERMEIAKTFQQIQSIMEQKPAAGKVIEDKACMKPLEQVLIQLGIMGEKGSQDILRICQYCVENQIDLSDFTLRELCEEVSSKPKSMEQRMRRTVSLAMSNIAHLGIEDFMNETFVKYSSTLFYFEQMRKRMDYIRNKSNKDGIVNIKKFIASLIIYCENK
- a CDS encoding sensor histidine kinase, whose translation is MVKQMVKQMKQLGLVALLIGIASQFYLNFYITNFHFSFAAILFPVIIYLYDEINPFYVGVASSLSFFLFRLMAGQQMMDLFPEMTFYLLYGGIFFLAKKVQKPQNMEELFLLVLFSDFFGNVWEVYLRIGSKFFTENLFVLRGLLLAALIRASIAMIIIIAHKHYRMFLIREEHEERYKKLLWFTARLKTEVYWMEKNMDHIEKVMSRTYQLFTNISEEKERENWKNQALDICKNIHEIKKEYDVVVRGVESVLENQMVDPGIHFHELIQILKESMEVQIQETKKNITLHFRYQEDFYTKQHYYLMSVLRNLITNAMEAIPKQGNILVTHYKTDNDHCFMVQDNGVGIVEEDRPHIFNPGFSSKIDYQTGEVNRGLGLSLVNNIVVDGLKGRIRVHSKENKETCFEVFIPVGQLEGDENENISVG
- a CDS encoding alanine/glycine:cation symporter family protein, producing MLLFENFVAKGAELAWGSFTILLLVGTGLYLSIGTRFVQFRKIGTAIKSLFDKNDEQEGDISSFQALMTSLAATIGTGNIVGVSSAIVFGGPGAVFWMWVSGAIGGATRFAEALLAVKYRVTNESGEKSGGPMYYIEHGMKEQYGKNMAWLGSTFAFFGFIASFGTGNMAQANSVAQSLQVTFGVNTIVSGLVMVVLVGCVILGGVKSIGKVTEKVVPTMALMYITGSLFAIISNYHLIPYVFNVIFANAFTGAAVGGGVLGTVLRMGIARGVFSNEAGLGSAPIAHAASKNDNPVTEGITASLSTFIATLVVCSMTAFVILISPMVVMTEAGVMEIEESLRGAALTTVAFDSLLPGIGGYIVSLGLVFFAFSTIIGWYYYGVKCAEYIGGLKITKFYTWAWIGLVFIGAVIPLEIVWGLSDMFNGLMALPNLIGLIGLSPVVFAMLKEYDEQEALKAKTPSVKPIPSNVLEGVRRQ
- a CDS encoding metal-dependent hydrolase family protein, with amino-acid sequence MKKTLLKGATLIDGNAGEPLENAVMLIEGERIKQIAREGEIQIEDEMEVVDLTGKTLMPGMINSHVHILMEPVGDPFSLMTTESATKTTLRGVANLEKHLKSGVTYFRDLGGYGHIDVELKKAVDEGFIKGPEFLAAGKVIAMTGGHGWQMGRECDGLEEVRKATREQLKAGVNVIKIMATGGVMTAGVEPGSPQLTLEEMAVAVEEANKAGRRTATHAQGTTGIKNAILAGVNSVEHGIFLDDETIDLMVKRDVYLVPTLAAPHCIIEAGVEKGVPLQAVEKSKKIMGTHFESFRKAREAGVKIAMGTDAGTPFNLHDNTVLELKLMMDGGMTGMEAIQSSTKTAAELLGIEENYGSLEAGKVADFIVLEENPLKNIEALDKIEQVYKKGKRVTTTREA